A region of Fusobacterium sp. IOR10 DNA encodes the following proteins:
- a CDS encoding FAD-binding oxidoreductase, producing the protein MKTYNKVTPEIIEKFKEIAPKRVYFGKEVNEDYSHDEMSIYGKAIPEAVIEALTTEEVSKIMKVCNENLIPVTPRGAGTGLAGGAVCIHGGIVISTIKMNKVIEWDLENFIVKVEPGVLLNDLAEAANKKHLLYPPDPGEKFATLGGNVSTNAGGMRAVKYGTTRDYVKAMTVVLPTGEIVKFGANVSKTSSGYSLLNLMIGSEGTLGIITDITLKLIPQPKEVVSLIIPYVDLNECISTVPKFKMNHLEPQALEFMEREIVLSSEAYLGKSVFPKEVEGEEVGAYLLVTFDGNSEEELEDIIEKASEVVLEAGAMDVLVADTPALKRDAWAARGSFLEAIIADTKLLDECDVVVPITKIPEYLKYINSLEGEVGLKIKSFGHAGDGNLHIYACSNDLEKEEFLKRAANFMEKAYSRATELGGQISGEHGIGHGKVEFLCESLGEVNMRLMKEIKHVFDPNMVLNPGKVCYEF; encoded by the coding sequence ATGAAGACTTATAATAAAGTAACACCAGAGATAATTGAAAAATTTAAAGAGATAGCTCCTAAAAGAGTTTATTTTGGAAAAGAAGTAAATGAAGATTATTCTCATGATGAAATGTCTATTTATGGAAAAGCAATACCTGAAGCAGTTATAGAAGCTTTAACAACAGAAGAAGTTTCTAAAATTATGAAAGTTTGTAATGAAAATTTAATACCAGTAACTCCAAGAGGTGCAGGAACAGGACTTGCAGGAGGAGCTGTTTGTATACATGGTGGAATAGTTATTTCAACTATAAAAATGAATAAAGTAATAGAATGGGATTTAGAAAACTTTATAGTTAAAGTTGAACCAGGAGTATTACTTAATGATTTAGCTGAAGCAGCAAATAAAAAACATTTATTATATCCACCAGATCCAGGTGAAAAATTTGCAACTTTAGGAGGAAATGTTTCAACAAATGCAGGTGGAATGAGGGCAGTTAAATATGGAACTACTAGAGATTATGTAAAAGCTATGACAGTTGTTTTACCAACAGGGGAAATAGTTAAATTTGGAGCAAATGTATCTAAAACAAGTTCAGGTTATAGTTTATTAAACTTAATGATAGGATCAGAAGGAACTTTAGGAATAATAACAGATATTACTTTAAAATTAATTCCACAACCAAAAGAAGTTGTAAGTTTAATAATACCTTATGTTGATTTAAATGAATGTATTTCAACTGTTCCTAAATTTAAAATGAATCATTTAGAACCACAAGCTTTGGAATTTATGGAAAGAGAAATAGTTTTATCTTCAGAAGCTTATTTAGGAAAATCAGTATTCCCAAAAGAAGTTGAAGGAGAAGAAGTAGGAGCATATTTATTAGTTACATTTGATGGAAATTCTGAAGAAGAATTAGAAGATATAATAGAAAAAGCTTCAGAAGTTGTACTTGAAGCTGGAGCAATGGATGTTTTAGTTGCAGATACACCTGCTTTAAAAAGAGATGCTTGGGCAGCTAGAGGATCATTCCTTGAAGCAATAATTGCAGATACAAAATTATTAGATGAATGTGATGTTGTTGTACCAATTACTAAAATACCAGAATATTTAAAATATATTAATTCTTTAGAAGGTGAAGTTGGATTAAAAATTAAGAGTTTTGGACATGCTGGAGATGGAAATTTACATATATATGCTTGTAGTAATGATCTAGAAAAAGAAGAGTTTTTAAAAAGAGCAGCAAACTTTATGGAAAAAGCTTACTCAAGAGCAACTGAATTAGGGGGACAAATTTCAGGGGAACATGGAATTGGTCATGGAAAAGTAGAATTCTTATGCGAATCTTTAGGAGAAGTTAACATGAGATTAATGAAAGAAATAAAACATGTTTTTGATCCTAATATGGTATTAAACCCAGGTAAAGTTTGCTACGAATTTTAA